A stretch of the Capsicum annuum cultivar UCD-10X-F1 chromosome 8, UCD10Xv1.1, whole genome shotgun sequence genome encodes the following:
- the LOC107839648 gene encoding uncharacterized protein LOC107839648 has translation MQASTSTAAAVAERDANSLTTEKMPVNAKSSNRRPAGRPSNAQSALRYSGRPINAHSAPTAAGRYANVASVGGVRLARASTADIRPVAAMMPTTTSAVGATTTQSTTQLSTSGVGAQKRKTSTTLRGGANLVYKRPRQKKQVLVCCFDQVAVW, from the coding sequence ATGCAAGCCAGCACTAGTACTGCAGCTGCTGTTGCTGAGAGAGATGCAAATTCTTTAACAACTGAAAAGATGCCTGTAAATGCTAAATCAAGCAACAGAAGGCCTGCAGGAAGGCCTTCAAATGCTCAAAGTGCACTAAGATATTCAGGAAGGCCTATAAATGCTCACAGTGCACCAACAGCTGCAGGAAGATATGCAAATGTTGCATCAGTTGGTGGTGTGAGGCTTGCACGTGCCTCAACAGCTGATATAAGGCCTGTAGCTGCTATGATGCCCACTACCACTTCAGCAGTGGGTGCTACTACTACACAATCTACAACTCAGCTATCTACTAGTGGTGTTGGTGCCCAAAAGAGGAAGACTAGTACAACTTTGAGAGGTGGTGCAAATCTGGTATATAAAAGACCAAGGCAAAAGAAGCAGGTTTTGGTGTGCTGTTTTGACCAAGTGGCAGTGTGGTAG
- the LOC107879351 gene encoding F-box protein PP2-B15-like, with product MAGAEQFNELPEDCISTILSLTSPKDTISFSLVSSFLQSVTASDFIWETFLPSDYNQIIDKSVTPLNYSSKKELFVRLCNSSLLDGGNNSFALEKSSGKTSYIISAEELSILHGEEPDHWTWKSVAESRFDHSFPSNSYK from the exons ATGGCAGGGGCAGAGCAATTCAATGAATTGCCAGAAGATTGCATTTCTACAATACTTTCTCTAACTTCACCTAAGGATACAATTAGCTTCTCCCTCGTTTCTTCCTTTCTCCAATCAGTTACAGCATCTGATTTTATCTGGGAAACGTTCTTGCCTTCTGATTATAACCAAATCATTGACAAATCTGTCACACCATTGAATTATTCTTCTAAAAAAGAGCTTTTTGTTCGTCTCTGTAACTCAAGTCTCCTTGATGGTGGTAACAAT AGCTTTGCATTAGAGAAGTCAAGTGGGAAAACATCGTATATTATCTCAGCTGAAGAACTGTCTATTTTACATGGGGAAGAACCTGATCATTGGACCTGGAAATCTGTAGCAGAATCAAGGTTTGATCACTCGTTTCCCTCTAATtcttataaataa
- the LOC107839649 gene encoding pantoate--beta-alanine ligase-like, producing the protein MAGKDPIIMREKDEMRNWTRSMRAQGHTIGFVPTMGYLHQGHLSLIKEAHKHADRIVVSIYVNPGQFSPNEDLSTYPCDFQGDCQKLKAVPGGVDVVFNPDNLYAAYGNSSLGSERNGEMREGRLVSCVENKWGMGHETWVRVENLEKGLCGKSRPVFFRGVVTVVTKLFNIVDPDVAVFGKKDYQQWKIIERMVRDLDFGIKVIGSEIVREQDGLAMSSRNVKLSPDNRQRALSISRALSRAKFDAENGQLNCHELINAAIPKIREAGGRVDYAEIVEQESLEPVETINKPVVFCVAAWFGDVRLVDNMEIDIN; encoded by the coding sequence ATGGCAGGTAAGGATCCAATTATCATGAGAGAGAAGGATGAGATGAGAAATTGGACGAGGAGCATGAGAGCTCAAGGCCATACAATTGGCTTTGTACCCACCATGGGTTACCTCCACCAGGGTCACCTCTCTCTAATCAAAGAAGCACACAAACACGCTGACCGTATAGTCGTATCCATCTATGTTAATCCAGGTCAGTTCTCACCCAATGAAGATCTTTCAACATACCCTTGTGATTTTCAAGGTGATTGTCAGAAACTCAAGGCTGTACCTGGTGGTGTTGATGTTGTATTCAACCCTGATAATCTCTATGCCGCCTATGGGAATTCCTCTCTAGGGTCTGAGAGGAATGGAGAAATGAGAGAGGGAAGGTTGGTATCTTGTGTTGAAAACAAGTGGGGTATGGGGCATGAAACTTGGGTTAGAGTTGAAAATTTGGAAAAGGGTTTGTGCGGGAAGAGTAGGCCTGTTTTCTTTAGAGGAGTTGTTACTGTTGTCACCAAGTTGTTTAATATTGTTGACCCTGATGTAGCTGTCTTTGGCAAGAAGGATTATCAGCAATGGAAGATTATTGAGAGAATGGTTCGAGATCTTGATTTTGGGATAAAGGTGATTGGTTCTGAAATTGTACGAGAGCAGGATGGCCTCGCAATGAGTTCCCGTAATGTGAAACTTTCACCTGACAACAGACAAAGGGCTTTGTCAATTAGCCGTGCACTGTCTAGAGCCAAATTTGATGCAGAAAATGGTCAGCTCAACTGCCATGAGCTGATAAATGCTGCCATTCCCAAGATACGTGAAGCCGGTGGAAGGGTTGATTATGCTGAGATTGTGGAGCAAGAAAGTTTAGAGCCAGTGGAGACCATCAACAAACCAGTTGTATTTTGTGTAGCAGCATGGTTTGGAGACGTCAGGCTCGTCGACAACATGGAAATAGATATAAATTGA
- the LOC107839651 gene encoding F-box protein PP2-B15 has translation MVKVKTMVALGKHIYDLPDDCVSTVVSLTSPPDTLKLSLVSSIFRSAAELDCVWDAFLPSDWQDIATKSVTPLKFSSKKELFSCLCNSILIDGGNKSFALDKSTGKKSYVIAAKELSILYGDEAAHWNWKTVPESRFAEVAELKRISRLEIQGKMKTGELSPNTTYGAYILMKISNRSFGLDSIPSEISISVGDQESISSTAYLRHSRNKKKEQLETLFYRNRVETLKARVNKGEERMPIERKDGWLEIELGEFYNGGNGDEEILMKLMEVKGYHVKGGLVIEGIELRPKH, from the exons ATGGTAAAAGTTAAAACAATGGTAGCACTAGGGAAGCACATATATGATTTGCCAGATGATTGCGTCAGTACCGTAGTCTCTCTAACTTCACCACCTGATACACTAAAACTATCACTGGTTTCTTCAATTTTCCGATCAGCGGCAGAGTTGGATTGTGTTTGGGATGCGTTCTTGCCTTCAGATTGGCAAGATATTGCTACAAAATCAGTCACCCCTTTGAAGTTTTCTTCGAAAAAAGAGCTCTTTTCCTGCCTCTGCAATTCCATTCTAATAGACGGTGGCAACAAG AGCTTTGCTTTAGATAAATCAACCGGGAAAAAGTCCTATGTAATTGCAGCAAAAGAGCTCTCTATTTTATATGGAGATGAAGCTGCTCATTGGAACTGGAAAACTGTCCCAGAATCAAG GTTTGCAGAGGTAGCTGAACTGAAAAGAATAAGCAGATTAGAAATACAGGGGAAGATGAAAACAGGGGAGCTCTCTCCAAACACAACATACGGTGCTTATATACTGATGAAAATTTCAAATCGATCATTCGGTTTGGATTCTATTCCTTCAGAGATTAGTATTTCAGTAGGGGATCAAGAATCCATCAGCAGTACCGCGTATTTACGCCATTCAAGGAACAAGAAGAAGGAGCAGCTGGAGACTCTGTTTTACAGAAACAGAGTGGAGACATTGAAAGCAAGAGTGAATAAAGGGGAGGAAAGAATGCCTATTGAAAGAAAggatggatggttggaaatagaGCTTGGAGAGTTCTACAATGGTGGGAATGGTGATGAAGAGATCCTAATGAAGTTGATGGAGGTGAAGGGTTATCACGTTAAAGGTGGACTTGTTATTGAAGGCATTGAGTTAAGGCCTAAACACTAA
- the LOC124886684 gene encoding uncharacterized protein LOC124886684, whose amino-acid sequence MANEDSPSFSLGISQIETQKSVHDSNHVLSFTPDNFDYTKLGFSENRSKQRNDPEKLKILREAFAAKNLTCKWKIGIKLNKFSNLRRSSKVISIATTNARDLGNILSSLTDNDATRVIGKLIAERSNESDVYVIAYEPEKNERIKGILGIILDTIQKNEIIFV is encoded by the exons ATGGCTAATGAAGATTCACCCTCATTCAGCTTGGGAATTTCacaaattgaaacacaaaaatCTGTTCACGATAGTAATCACGTCTTGAGTTTTACTCCGGACAATTTTGATTACACCAAATTAGGTTTTAGTGAAAATCGATCAAAGCAAAGGAACGACCCtgaaaaattgaagattttaagAGAAGCTTTTGCTGCTAAAAATCTGACATGCAAATGGAAGATCGGGATAAAATTGAACAAATTCTCAAATCTCCGTCGGAGCAG CAAGGTGATCTCCATTGCTACCACAAATGCGAGAGACTTGGGGAACATATTGTCATCCCTTACTGATAACGATGCTACCAGGGTAATAGGCAAGTTGATTGCAGAGCGATCAAATGAATCTGATGTCTACGTCATTGCATATGAACCCGAGAAGAATGAGCGAATAAAGGGCATACTTGGGATTATTCTTGATACTATTCAAAAAAATGAAATCATATTTGTGTGA